The Phragmites australis chromosome 1, lpPhrAust1.1, whole genome shotgun sequence genomic interval TTGGATTACATCATTCAGGCAGGTTTTATGATGTATTGATGTGCGACAGGCTATggattgatatttatttggtacTGCTACAACACCGAGACAACAAGAGCTTTCATGGACATGAAGCTGTAGCGATCAAAGTAATGTACATTTTGTTTACACGATCTGTTCTGTATCTCATAGGATTGTAGTGATTAGTGAAACTGGAGCTATGATAACACCAAGATATGGTTGCTTTGAGTTTAATGTGCAGATTAAAGACACCAATTCTCACATCCTGTAATTTCTTCTCATTAGGCATCACTGAAATATACATGTTATATGATTTCTCCCtttgttaattttttaatttcagGTATAAGTTGCTGCACCAAATGTATTTGCATTCTGTTATAATTTTGCCAATTTCCCGCGGATACATATACTAAGAATACCGTCACAATCTCCATCATCAATCCATACAGCAAAACGTTGGTTCACACGGGCTTAGCGAAGCGCGCCAGACTACCTACTTTGATTAATTAGTTTGGGTTATATGAGAAATGAAATAGTTGGGTTAAGATTTGGAAACCGTTGTAAGGTACATGCACTTTACTAGTACCGTTCGATTGAAAACACGATCCAACAATTGATGTCACGGCTGCCATTTGTTTAGCTAATTTATTGAAAAATGGATGCTAAGGATGAGAAGAAGATTTCTTCTCTCCCCTTTATTTTAAAGTTTGATTAAAGTTTTTGTGGTTAACATTTAAAAAGATTTCTCAAACAATctaaatttcagaagtgttataTAAGCTTAATAGGCTACACTGAATTCATTAAAATTCAAGTTTTCTATAAAACTCTTATTTCAATTAAATTTGGAAACTATTTTGATAATCTTTATTTTCGAATGAACTTGCGGAAatatgaaaacaaaaacaaaaataaaatagaaagtaTCCTTCAAAAAATTCAACAAATGGAATTGAACTACTCAGGCGCGTATGCAAACTGTGCACCCTGCAAAATCTCTCCCCGCcactctcccttctctctccggACTCTGGCAGTCTGGCTCTCACTTTCTCCCAGACTCTGGTCGCTCGGCCGCCAGGCACCGGCCTCGTTGATCCCCAGCAGGCAGCAGCCACCTCCCTCTGTACACCTGACAGCGCTCGAAGGCTTATGGACGGACTGCTGAGTCGAGCCCCCAGTCGCACCGCAGCGGCAGCCCCGCGCCGCCGAGCTCACGGCGATGCAGTGGCCTCAGGTCGCCGTCGAGACGGTGACCTACTCCTGATGTGCCAAACAGCGGCTGCAAGAACAGGAAAGGCGTCCTCTTTACTGCCCGCGACCTGTTCGTTCTTTTGCCTCACACAGTAgggaaatttatttatttgccacCCAATCGGAAAGCCTTTCTCATATTGCTATTATTTTGGTATACAATTATTTTCTTGTCACCGGTTCTGTGAATTGCTTATTTTTGTACTACTATGGACAATTTtacccctttcttcttccttgcctctTCTCTATCatctttctcctccttctccggccattgccgccgccaccgtcatGTCTGCCTCTGGCACTGCCACGGACTCCGCGTGATTGATATGGTCACCATGTAGGTCGCGGAGATGTGCTCATGGGCAAGGTCAATAAGCACCCCCCTCTCCCTCGTCAACTCACAAGAGCCACCGTCGTTGACCCTGCAACAAGGACGCATGCCTCCTCACCAGCAGCCATGGCGACAACAAATAACGCGAACCCGGTCTAGAACCTCCATTGGGCCAACGagctccctcttcctcctctccgccACTTTGGACCGCAGCCTTGGGATGCGGCGGCGAGGCCGAGCTCCATGGCCGCCGCCAGGGACGAGGTCCAAGACCGCCACGGGCCGAGCACTGCTGAGGGCGAAAGAGGGCGCAACGGCGAGTCCATGGCTGTCACCCGAAGATGGTGATCTCTCCGGCTGGCCAACGACCTCAGCTCGGACAGGAGAGGGAGCAGCAtaggaaggagatggaggaagaagaaaggtaTGGACAAAAGGGTCCAAAGTGGTATAGAACTAAGAATTCGCAGATTTGATGGCATCACAAAAATTGCATACGAAAATAATGGCAGTTTGAATGAGTCACACCAATTGAGTGGCAAATAACTAAATATCCCCACACAGTAAGGACTCTCATCAATTATCTGTTCTAATTTGCTATGGGAGTATGGGTTCTGTTCTTTCTGCAAGAGTGCAAATAGTCCTACGGATTTTATGCTCTACAACTGCATTCTAGTTTGAACCAAGTGTAGAATGTTGCAATGTTACTGCCCTTTCGGAAATTGTAGAACATTAATGTAGAATCGCCGTCTTTAAAGACTTAAAGTGGTAATAATCAAGGCTAACAAATTCACAAACTGTACGGTTACACCAGCTGTTGTTAGCAAAAAAATTGAACCGATCTAAGATCACTGCATTGGCAATTTCATATGAACAAACACTGTCAGAAGCTGTCCGATAGGAAAAGGAAATATTAATAAAGAGGAAAATTATTTTCTGGTATTGAGTAAATATCCTTATGTCACTGGTCTAATCGTCATGCACAAATAAAAATTCCTTGTTACCATGTTCGACTTCTATATTATCATCCACTCAAGTAAAGCTGCTGTCCACATTGTCATGGTACGTGCTGATATACACAGGTCTAGGTGAGGTCTAATGGGTTAATGGTTGCTTGATGTCTCTATGTCATCGGTTAATGTCTTCTGTCCTTCCCACAAACTCCATCACCAACTTTGAAAAAGCTGATGATCCATCTCTCAAGAGATTGTCCGGAGAATCATACTCGAGTATCCTACCTGTGGTAGAAAATGGCAACGAAGTATTTGTTAGGTAGCTTACTTTTGTTGGAAGTACCATCTCGGCACCTAGAAGATTACAAAACAAATCGTATGAGTTCTTTGTGGGTTACTTTACCTTCACCGAGTACCAGAACTAGGTCGCTGTCAATCACAGTGGGAATCCTATGTGCAATTGATATGACTGTGCAACCTTTTGTTTCTTGCCTTATAGTCCTTTGGATGATATTGTCAGTTGCAGTATCAACTGAAGCTGTAGCTTCGTCTAAAACAAGTATTTTCCTTTTCATTAGCAGTACCCTGGCCAAGCAGACAAGTTGCCTTTGCCCTCCACTCCAGTTTCCTCCATCTTCAACAACTATAAAATGAATTGTAGCTATATAATTGGGTTATCTTGATCAAAAAATTTGGTAAGATGAAGGGCCTGCCAAATCAATGGAAAGAAACACCTTTATACCTGGTGCATCTAACAACCTATTATCTTCTCTGATAATCTCCTCAATGCGGCATTTACGCACAACCTGTAAATGCTCGAAATTTAGAACTGATAAATGCAAACTGAAATCAATCAGCAGTTTCAACAGCAAATAAAATGTGTATATCATAAACTACTTTCCAAATAGCATACTACATCATATAGACATTAATGGCATATTGGTGTAGAAATACGTACTATTAGCACAACCGCATTGCTTACCTCCCATATATCAGTGTCCATATGTTGTTGTAGAGGATCTAGGTTTGATCTGACAGTGCCTTGGAAGAGAGTTGGTTCTTGAGGTATAATACTTAATCTAGACCGCAAATCATGTAATCCGAGAAGTGATATATCCACCCCGTCTATGATTATCCGTCCTGCAGATGGTTCGACAATCCGAAACAAAGCCTGGATGAGAGTAGACTTCCCACTCCCTGTCCGCCCTACCACCCCAATTTTTCTTTCTCCAGGAAATGTGCAGCTTATACCTTTGAGCACCATGGGCATGTCATGGTTGTACTTGATTTGGAGACCATCTATCTGAATACTTCCATACCATGGCCATTTTTCCGTTGGTCTATATTCTTCAATCACTAAAGGAGACTCACTTGGTATGTTTGAGAATTGCAGAATTCTCTCTACTGAGATCATCTTGTTCTCAACATTGCACAAGTTCCATATAACCCATGCTTGTAACACATTAAGGTTTAGGCCGTAGGTTGCTGCAAGCCCTGCAAGGCCTAAAGAAGGAGAAAATAGAAACAGTTGTCATTTCTAGTAGAACTATTTAAGTAGGTTGAAGCATTGGATGAGAGTAATAGTTTTTATGGGAAAACTTACTTGGATCAATAGTATCACGAGGCAAGGAGACAAGGATGACTAGCATCACAAAGAATACAAGGTTGAAGAGGAAGTTGATACGGACACACAACCATTCGATTGTCGCTGAATTATGGAAAGTGATGCACGAGTAGTCATCTATTAGTGCAAGGTTCTTTCTGAAGAATTTTTCTCCCTGATTAAAGCACCTAATAATTGCGGACCCCGATACAGTCTCTGAGAAGTGGTGGAGAACTGGAGCCTTTATAATGCCTACCAACCTTGCTAGCTCTCTTGCTGAACTGATGTAATAGCTCTAcataaattttacaaattagtGATCGTTAATATGCACTTTTATATGTGTGAAATCAGCAAATTTCATCGACAATGTGTGAAGCTGTACCTGATAACAAGTTGATATGGAAATTATTATTATGAATAAAAAGAATATGGGCCAAGCAATTTGGGACATAATGAAAATTATACTGATGAGCTGAATTAGTGCGAATATCAGCCCTGCTAGCCTGTAAGGAATATCTATGTCAACTGTACTTTGATCTGTTGAAGcctgaaaaatagaaaatattagCTGTAAGTACTAAATGGAAGAAGAGTATTTATTAACATGTCAAGTCCGAGGGATAGTATGCTGGTGCTCACCCTATTGAGGATTCGACTTGATGGAGTAGACTCAAAGAAGTTAACTGGCGCTCGGAATACATTTTTAGTCATGCCTAAAAAGAGTTGCTGAGCAGTTTCGATTGCAATTGTTGATAGGACGAAAGCTCTCCCCAATATAAATGCCGAGCTTCCTGCAGATAACAGCACAAAAATACCTATCATCTTCTCTCTGCTTACTTGTTCTTGTCTCTCTGATGCCCATGCAATCCAGTAGTTGCTACATATCTGCAACGCCTGGAAAAGGACTTGGCATGCAAGAATTACAGGAATGAGAGCTCCCCTATAGGCTGAGGTAACAAACTTGCGGTAGACACCCCATTTAACCCGTCCAGATACACGCTCTTCCTCACTTTCCCTTCCTAGCACAGTGTGATCTGGCTCTATTTCTGTGAGCTCCATCTGCTTCTTCTGTTTTTTGCTTTTAGTCAAGCTGTGAACTTTTGCAGGCGTGACCTGACTAAGAGACTTGTTGTGTGCATCCATTTGCTTTGAGAGCTGGCCATCTTTGTCTACTATCAAATCATCATATTTTCCGGATTGAACAATTCTTCCATTTTTCATGACCTACAAGTAATGGGTCATTAGCATCTATTAGAATTGTTTTTCTTTACAGGCATGTTCTTAGTATTTGCAGGTATGCCAGCATGACTGACAGCAGTTCTAATTAAGCTATTGTGACAATTTCTTTATTATGTTAGAAACCAAGACATGCTAATACTACTTTTCATTACTAGTAAAAGTTAGTTCCACATTAAAAATTggttttctatatatttttcaaGGTTAATATGATAGATGTCTTACCAAAACAAGATCTGAATCTCGCAAGAACTCCAGCTGATGAGTAACATATATTACTGTCTTCGAGGACATCTGCCGCATTAAGCATTCCTGCATGAATAGAACATACTATTATTATCCAATTCTAtaattttctttcttcaaaccaaataaattttattctaATAATCTCAAGAATCTGAAATGTAGTTTCCATTTGCAGTTAATAATGAGATTCAGTAGTCGATGCAAGTGCTTGATTTCCTTTATACACGAAACTTGATTGATTATAGATAAGTTAGAGATTTCCCAAGAGATAGAATGTGTAACAGCTGTATTTTTAGTATTGTTATGATTCTTCCTTTGCACCATTAGTACTACAAAAGTTCCTACCTTAGAGCATACAAATATGCAGTAAATTACATGGGAATCTCATGAAGAAAGATACTATGTTGCAGATTACCCATCTATACTTGTATGTACCTTGAAGAGATGTGCTCCAGTGTGTGCATCCACAGCACTGAAGGGATCATCCAAGAGGTAAACATCAGCATCACTGTACAATGCCCTGGCAAGCTGAATCCTCTGCTTCTGGCCTCCACTTAGGTTCATACCTCTTTCCCCTACCACAGTCATGTCTCCGTTAGCCCATAGTTCTACATCTTTATCCAAAGCACACCCTTGTATCACCTCATCATACAAGGTCTTGTCCATGGCCTTCCCAAAGAGCACATTGTCCTGAATTGTCCCGGTCTGAATCCATGCACTCTGCGGGACATATGCCCTCGACCCAACAACCGTTGTTTCTGAACCGCTGAACCTTGGAATCTCGCTCATGATGGCACAAAGGAGGCTTGATTTTCCTGAACCAACTGACCCACACACTGCAACCTTGTGACCTTTCATGATGTTCACCTTGCTATCGATCTTCAGTGTGAATTTTTCCTTCTTCAAGATGTTGTCAGCTTCCCAACTGTACTCTCCTGCTGCAATCTCCACGCTGGCCATAGAGTGCTCCTCTGTGCCGCTTCTATTGCCATAGCTACTTGGCTTCCCATTGTGGTCGtctttgatgaactcttcaatTCTGTCTAGGGACACCTTGGTTTGCGTGACCATTGACACTAGCTCCGGGAGGTTGTAGATTGGGTCTTGGAGGATTCTGAAAGTGGCAAGGGCGGATAGTACTGTTCCTACTGACAATGGAACATCTACAAGAATGCAGATGCCAAAGGTGACAACTGAGACCAACGTTGGCGATGCCCAGAAGAGGAAGGCTATTGCCGAGCATGTGTACAGATACCTTCTGAGCCACCCCCTCTCCACATCCCTTAGCTTCAGGAGCTTGTCCAAGTAGGCTGTCTCCCATGCATGCAGCTTCAAGATCCTCATGCTCTTCAGCGCTTCTGCTGTGGCCTTGATGCGTGAGTCCTTCGCCTCCATGATCTTCACATTGAGGTTCTTCTGCGACTttgccagtggtgtgttgctcACCATTACCAACACCGTCACGAAGATTGCAGAAAGTGTGGCCACCATGCCAAGACTATGGCAGAGGATGACAAGCGCCAATGAGACTTGCAAGGGCAGCAACCAAATGCCATGGATGTACAAGAAAAATTCACCAATCTTCTCAACATCGACATCAAGGAAGTTCACAATTTTTCCTGTCCCTGTGGTTGAATTCTTGATCAGCAGAGACTTCTTGTAGATAGACACCATCAGTGCTGCACGCACCCGAAATCCAATTCTACGGGCGCCAAAGTACCATTGCCTCTGTGATAGCGACTCTATTGTCTTTGATGCAAAGAAGAGGCATGCAAGTATATATCCATGTCCATTGCCTTTATCGGGGTTCTTGTCGGACAGCAGCTCCACTAAGTAGGTGATCAAGAATGGTCCCATATAAGAAGCGAAAGTGTTAAGCCCTGGTAATTAAAGCCAAGCACTGTATTAGTAGACTGGGGAGAAAAGAGCAGCTGTGTTTGCTATAAGTTTTGACAGGTTGATTACCTGCGAAGACTGCATTGATAACCAAAGGTGTCCAAACAGCACAAATGATGGCTCTTTGTAGTGACATCGGCTCAGGTTTTTGCTTGTGCAGTGTTTCTTGAAGCAATGCATACGAATGCTCTGCTGTCTCTGACTGCGGAACAGATGGGATGTGTTCGAGCTCAAGCCGCACCTTGCGCCCCTTCTCAAAGACCGGGTTCAACCACTGGAAGGTAAGCTGACTCCACCACCCGGAGCTGGAGAACCTGTCTCTGCCGCTGTCACCACTGTCTTCTCTCACGAGCAGTGGTTGGTTCAGTTCTTCTTGGTTTGTTTTAGAAGTTCTCATGGCTATTGCAACTAGACACAGACATATGATGGTGCAGAAGGGTAGTGAAGTGAAATCGATGATGGTTGCAGAGTTGAAGAGATGGAGCAAATGCAAAGAAGTGAGGAGTGATTCTAACAGGAAGCTAAAAACCCACCAAGAAACAAGAACTGCAGGCCAGTTCGATACAACTCCTGCTCCTTTGTGTTTGCAGTAGAGTGAGAAGAGAGTCACCAAAAACCATGACACTGATGCAAAGATCAGGCCCAGGGAGACATTTTGGTGCTTCCAAACTCCAAGAGCAGCAAAGCCAATATTTATTAATGTGATGCAAGCACTGCAGACTGCAAGTATGTGAGATGGGAGTAGGGTTATCCCCTTCCTTTCTGCTGAAACATTGGTGCCATTTCCTATCTTTTGTCTCTTTTTCAGTTTGACAAACTTTGCAATGATCCAAACCAGCAAAATAGCAAATGCTGATATGCGCACATAATCCAATGCTAGTATTATCTCCATTCGATGCTAAAATCAACAGGATGTGACAAAGAGCAGTAGAACACCAAGATGACAAGAATTTCCCTGTTACATTGAAACAAGATGGAGTCAGAAACGGAGACAATATTAAATGAAGAGTGGCAAAATGGGGAGAGGTGGAAAGGTGACAGAGCAAACCAAAATGTGAGTCTGGTAGCACATGACTGCTATCTTCTGCTCTGGCGGCTACTATCTTAATCAGACCTGCAACTTACACACATAAAGCTTTGCATCGATCTTCTTAAAGTGATGTCGAGTGCTACTGTCCACCTAAAAAAAGTCTGCAACAGTGAGATATTAGAGTTTGCACCAAAAATCTTGATTATATTTGTTTGCTGGCAATTGTGTGTTACTCTTTTGGGTTTTGGTATAGCCACTAAAGAGGTCGACATCATTTTAGTATCCATATTTAGGATGTCTGCAACTGCAGCATCAGAAAACATGTACTACTAGATCTGGTACCAATGCAGATGTTCCTATGATTTATGACACATAGTATAACCAAGCATGAGTCGTCAAAATCTACTTGTTTGCAGAATCATGTTAAACATATTTAACGCGTATGCAAATACAGTTACATGAAAATGCACAATGCCTTCAAACCTTCTTTTTGCTTGGAAATCTATTATATCCTGTCAGCTAAtgtgcttcttttttttttaacccaCATGCAGAAACAATCAATGAAAATCCCACAGGAACTCACCCTCAACTGTTCATTAGCAAGGTGCGAGATACCTAGTGCTTGGTAGTGAAAAGGTATGCCCTATCTTTATGACTTAGAAGTATCCCAGAAAGATCAAATTTATGTACTGCATTACCAGACCGGATCAAAACTTTGGAGTGACATGTTGGTGACTGTGCAAGCTTCTGCCAACCTGGTACCATGTAAACGAATGGCCATTCATGTGTGCTGTACAGGAGTTCTTTGACCATATGATTGATTGCATGATTATGTGACGTCCCTAACCGTTTCTGTGGTAGTCCAGTACAATCGTGCATGCAGTACAGGAGTCCTTTGGCCATGAGTGTGTAGGGACTACACTATGGCTTTCTCCTTTGTTTCTGTTTTAGATAATATAAGGACACATGCATGGCCGCTGTTCTTTCTATTTCCCCTCTTCGCCTAGTCGGTATTGCAAGGTGAAATTTGCTTATGGGTTCAACCTCTCTGCCTGAGTGATTCACTTCTCAAATATTTTACCActcattttatttttcaagtTTTATATTAAATCAGCCTCTCTTTGGCGGAGGTTTCTAGATCTCAATGATAGCTACACGAACCAATCATGGTAGTCAAATTTAAAAGGCTGTAGCATATTTTTCCAATTAAGTGGGATAGCCGAAGGGTAGTTTGGACGGTATCCTTGAGTTTTAGCTGGACACCATAGTTCTTCAGAAAATCTTTAGTACTAGAGACCCCATGGCGTTTGGAAATGGATATGGTGCAGTTCCTAGTCTGACTGTAACTTAAGCAGTTGGACTAGAGCCATCAGATCCAAAATCAAAGGACCAAACTGGTGAAGCACTGTGGTAGATGGAAACTTTAGTAAAACTATTATATCAACATGACTGTAGAACTGTAGAAATTTATCATATGGATCGTGCAATGGGAAAATGGACAGTCCAGATCACATGCAGTTGCTATTGTGCAGTTGCAGTAGCAATTGACATGATCTCCATCTGTGGTGTTTAGACTAAGGGATGTCGTGTTTTACAAACTCCCAAATGGCAATATTTTGGCTTCATAAAGTTCACAAaaggccttttctttttttaatgaatGTAACTTTTGAGCCATATTCCTGTCTTTACTGAACGGACAGACCTCTCGCCATCcgtttgagaagaaaaaaatgtttgcCTAAGAATTTGTTTTAAACCTTGTCTCAAGCTTTGGCTAAACCTGAGGATCCCATTTCTGGTAAGGGCTTTGGGAAGTAAAACCATTGTTTCtctgttcaaaaaaaaaaaaacaaaaaaaccatTGTTTCAGCCCTTTTGTCAAGGGAGTTTTGGGCAATGGTGAGCAAACTCGATTTTGGGACGATGGTTTACCGTTAGCTGATCAATTCCCTCGTTTGTATAACCTAACGTTGACAAAAAGGTATGTTACAGTCTCTCATGTTTTTGCTGAGGGTTTGGATATATATGATTCCGTAGGCTGCTTTGGGGCGATACCTTAAACATGTGGCAGCAGGTACAGATGATACGTGGAAGGGATTCATTTGGCGAGTTAAGAATCTTCACACAATTGAAACTTTTCTTTGGTTGCTTACTCGGAATAGCGTTATTACCAAAGATATTCTAGTCAGAAGAGGTTAGAGAGGTCAAGAGAGTTGCCAGTTATGTCAGAATGCATAATCTGTTAAACATCTCCTTCTCGTTCCTCCAGTTGCATAATATGTTTAGGCAGAATTTCGATGTGCTTTTGGGTTGTCAAGGCTGGAGTTTGATGTTGATTTACTCGGGGACTGGTTTTATAGTTTCCCTGCTTGATTGCGCAAGGTTTTCCATTTGTTGGGTCCCATGGAAAACTCGCTACTTTCCTTGATTCGCTGGTCAAATGCTGCATGATCCTTTTGTAGCAAACTTATTTCTTATGTTTGCTATTGGATTGACCAGTGGGcgctaatgcagaaaagagggAAACCAAGGACTGTTTCGTCAAGGCACAAGTTGTTTCATCAGACGGCGTCGGCAGTTTTCAATCGACCGCAAGGATAGGGCACCAGCTTGAGCCATTCTGATTATCCAAAGTGTTGGCCGACGCCTTCCATTTATGCAGTCTTATTTCCTTCATGTTGTAAGATTTAGTTTCTTAAAAGTGGCCCTTTGATGGCGGTGATTCAGGGATGTTGCTCCCCAGGATTgaacattttatttatttttcctttaaTTTGTAGTCAAACACTTTGATTTCAATATATGGGTCTGGAGGCTACCTTCTTTTTCTGGGCTCAAGTGCTCACCACCGATCCAATATATATGGGAGCCTCGCATACGGCTTGACGATGCTATATATGTGGTCCGAACCTAGAAAGCTTTCGAAGCCATGCCGGTTTTGTATGATCGTCGCCATTTCAAGCAAAATATTAATGAATGCAAAGTGATAGCTCTAGCCGCAGAGAACAAACATGCAAGAAGTGAAGCGAGGGCTACCACTAAAGTAGTACTAAGTAGGAGCAGACATTCAGAATCGAAATCAATCAAATTTCTGGCATGTGTATAACTAAGCGAACTTATATGGCTTGACATGAACCAACTCACCAATGCTCAGCAAATTCTCTATCTCTGTTTGGCGCGTAGCCGATGCTTGGACTCCAGTGCAATCGATCGATCACCCTGATGATTTGTCTGGTCAACCAAATCAAAACATGGAGGTTATGTAACGGAGCAACCAAATTAATCAGGATCCTCTGCTTGAACAGCAGCATCAGCGAGGGAACTCACCACGAACAAAATGCAGCGCGGTCTTGCGATGGATGGCCTGGTCAGCGCCAAGGAGGAAAATAGGTTTACTGCTgggtccagagagagagagagagagagagagaagcagaCGAGGCGCGCAGCGGGGAGATGACATTGGCCGAGCTGGTGCTGGTTCATGGGAGCAGTAGAGAAGGGGGATGTTGTGCTTTTATAATTCTACGTTTGCTATTGAGTAATTTGACATGTTATATGGTGAATTTGTCCTTTTATATACATACTTCTTGGCGTGGGGGACTCTTACTTCCTTACTTCATTTTTCTCTGCCTTTCTCTTTTAATTTGTTCCCTGTTTTGAACAGCTACAATACTAATAAGTGGACCCGGTGTGGATAGCTTATAGACTTACAATGATATACTGGATGTGTGAAGCTGAAGTGTGCCTGATAAAATTATCCACTAGTTAGTTTTTAGACCCAAAACTGGTTTGAAAATTTGATGCTCCAAACTTAAATTTCAAACTGGCATCCTACATTGTGTGGCGAGATTAGGACCTAGGCTTGCACGCGACAAGTGAAACTCTTGGGAGGGCTAAAGCAAACCAAAAACAAAGGAATTCTACAGGTTTATATGGTTTACCACGTTGCAACGTGTTGGTTGCTTTTATCAAACCCTTTTTTCTAATGTTAATAGAAATTACTGTGAGATCTAGTTGGCCATAAAAATAAGCTTAAACTCGCGAACTCGGCTCTGTGGCACCAATATCTTTATATTAGAGATGTTCTATTAGCAAGTAAAATGCTTTACATACAACCACTTATGTACAACTTTTTTACAACTATAACTAGTGTCATTAGCACATAGACATGTGACGGCTATAGTAAAAAAACGAATTTTTACTTACACATCACCTTTTTATTAGACACCGTACGTGAATTCGTGACAAATATTACCATG includes:
- the LOC133913336 gene encoding putative ABC transporter C family member 15; the encoded protein is MEIILALDYVRISAFAILLVWIIAKFVKLKKRQKIGNGTNVSAERKGITLLPSHILAVCSACITLINIGFAALGVWKHQNVSLGLIFASVSWFLVTLFSLYCKHKGAGVVSNWPAVLVSWWVFSFLLESLLTSLHLLHLFNSATIIDFTSLPFCTIICLCLVAIAMRTSKTNQEELNQPLLVREDSGDSGRDRFSSSGWWSQLTFQWLNPVFEKGRKVRLELEHIPSVPQSETAEHSYALLQETLHKQKPEPMSLQRAIICAVWTPLVINAVFAGLNTFASYMGPFLITYLVELLSDKNPDKGNGHGYILACLFFASKTIESLSQRQWYFGARRIGFRVRAALMVSIYKKSLLIKNSTTGTGKIVNFLDVDVEKIGEFFLYIHGIWLLPLQVSLALVILCHSLGMVATLSAIFVTVLVMVSNTPLAKSQKNLNVKIMEAKDSRIKATAEALKSMRILKLHAWETAYLDKLLKLRDVERGWLRRYLYTCSAIAFLFWASPTLVSVVTFGICILVDVPLSVGTVLSALATFRILQDPIYNLPELVSMVTQTKVSLDRIEEFIKDDHNGKPSSYGNRSGTEEHSMASVEIAAGEYSWEADNILKKEKFTLKIDSKVNIMKGHKVAVCGSVGSGKSSLLCAIMSEIPRFSGSETTVVGSRAYVPQSAWIQTGTIQDNVLFGKAMDKTLYDEVIQGCALDKDVELWANGDMTVVGERGMNLSGGQKQRIQLARALYSDADVYLLDDPFSAVDAHTGAHLFKECLMRQMSSKTVIYVTHQLEFLRDSDLVLVMKNGRIVQSGKYDDLIVDKDGQLSKQMDAHNKSLSQVTPAKVHSLTKSKKQKKQMELTEIEPDHTVLGRESEEERVSGRVKWGVYRKFVTSAYRGALIPVILACQVLFQALQICSNYWIAWASERQEQVSREKMIGIFVLLSAGSSAFILGRAFVLSTIAIETAQQLFLGMTKNVFRAPVNFFESTPSSRILNRASTDQSTVDIDIPYRLAGLIFALIQLISIIFIMSQIAWPIFFLFIIIISISTCYQSYYISSARELARLVGIIKAPVLHHFSETVSGSAIIRCFNQGEKFFRKNLALIDDYSCITFHNSATIEWLCVRINFLFNLVFFVMLVILVSLPRDTIDPSLAGLAATYGLNLNVLQAWVIWNLCNVENKMISVERILQFSNIPSESPLVIEEYRPTEKWPWYGSIQIDGLQIKYNHDMPMVLKGISCTFPGERKIGVVGRTGSGKSTLIQALFRIVEPSAGRIIIDGVDISLLGLHDLRSRLSIIPQEPTLFQGTVRSNLDPLQQHMDTDIWEVVRKCRIEEIIREDNRLLDAPVVEDGGNWSGGQRQLVCLARVLLMKRKILVLDEATASVDTATDNIIQRTIRQETKGCTVISIAHRIPTVIDSDLVLVLGEGRILEYDSPDNLLRDGSSAFSKLVMEFVGRTEDINR